One window of the Cryptomeria japonica chromosome 7, Sugi_1.0, whole genome shotgun sequence genome contains the following:
- the LOC131039938 gene encoding probable carbohydrate esterase At4g34215 isoform X3, whose protein sequence is MGRYPRKNLQCSNLTLYLILAVNVSIFTDGQDPETRLDVFILSGQSNMSGRGGVEGTKWDGFVPHQCKPHPSILRFTAEEKWVEAQEPLHKDIDTKKVCGVGPGMAFANRLLKQHKECGDQSYHVGLVPCAIGGTAIKEWEKGSFLYTNMINRTKVALGYNTGSSNALRALLWYQGESDANSEEIADSYRQNLERLIYDIRSDLQQPDLLFIQVAITMGDPPYSEPVQKIRKAQLGVSIHNVYCVDANGLVLEEDKLHLTTKSQVSIWFNVANAYGICSLDVAFG, encoded by the exons ATGGGAAGATATCCCCGTAAAAATCTTCAGTGCTCGAACTTGACACTTTATCTCATATTGGCAGTAAATGTAAGTATTTTCACAGATGGGCAGGATCCAGAAACTAGATTGGATGTTTTCATACTGTCAGGTCAAAGCAATATGTCAGGCAGAGGAGGAGTTGAGGGTACCAAATGGGATGGATTTGTCCCTCATCAATGCAAACCACACCCTTCAATCCTCAGATTCACTGCAGAGGAGAAATGGGTTGAAGCTCAAGAGCCCCTGCATAAAGACATTGATACAA AAAAAGTGTGTGGAGTGGGTCCTGGCATGGCTTTTGCAAACAGATTGTTGAAGCAACATAAGGAATGTGGAGATCAGAGCTATCATGTTGGTCTAGTTCCCTGTGCCATTGGTGGGACTGCTATCAAAGAATGGGAGAAGGGGAGCTTCCTTTACACAAACATGATTAACAGAACAAAGGTAGCTCTTGGATACAACACTGGAAGCTCTAATGCTTTAAGGGCTCTTTTATGGTATCAGGGTGAAAGTGATGCCAACTCTGAGGAAATTGCTGATAGTTatagacaaaatcttgagagacttATATATGATATCCGTTCTGATTTGCAACAACCTGATCTACTTTTCATTCAG GTTGCTATAACCATGGGTGACCCTCCATATAGTGAACCTGTGCAGAAGATTAGGAAAGCACAGTTGGGTGTGAGCATTCACAATGTCTACTGTGTTGATGCCAATGGCCTTGTGCTTGAGGAAGACAAGCTTCACCTAACAACAAAGTCTCAG GTTTCTATTTGGTTCAATGTGGCAAATGCTTATGGCATATGCTCACTGGATGTAGCATTTGGGTGA
- the LOC131039938 gene encoding probable carbohydrate esterase At4g34215 isoform X2: protein MGRYPRKNLQCSNLTLYLILAVNVSIFTDGQDPETRLDVFILSGQSNMSGRGGVEGTKWDGFVPHQCKPHPSILRFTAEEKWVEAQEPLHKDIDTKKVCGVGPGMAFANRLLKQHKECGDQSYHVGLVPCAIGGTAIKEWEKGSFLYTNMINRTKVALGYNTGSSNALRALLWYQGESDANSEEIADSYRQNLERLIYDIRSDLQQPDLLFIQVAITMGDPPYSEPVQKIRKAQLGVSIHNVYCVDANGLVLEEDKLHLTTKSQVKLGKLLADTYIKHESSTQCGSNS, encoded by the exons ATGGGAAGATATCCCCGTAAAAATCTTCAGTGCTCGAACTTGACACTTTATCTCATATTGGCAGTAAATGTAAGTATTTTCACAGATGGGCAGGATCCAGAAACTAGATTGGATGTTTTCATACTGTCAGGTCAAAGCAATATGTCAGGCAGAGGAGGAGTTGAGGGTACCAAATGGGATGGATTTGTCCCTCATCAATGCAAACCACACCCTTCAATCCTCAGATTCACTGCAGAGGAGAAATGGGTTGAAGCTCAAGAGCCCCTGCATAAAGACATTGATACAA AAAAAGTGTGTGGAGTGGGTCCTGGCATGGCTTTTGCAAACAGATTGTTGAAGCAACATAAGGAATGTGGAGATCAGAGCTATCATGTTGGTCTAGTTCCCTGTGCCATTGGTGGGACTGCTATCAAAGAATGGGAGAAGGGGAGCTTCCTTTACACAAACATGATTAACAGAACAAAGGTAGCTCTTGGATACAACACTGGAAGCTCTAATGCTTTAAGGGCTCTTTTATGGTATCAGGGTGAAAGTGATGCCAACTCTGAGGAAATTGCTGATAGTTatagacaaaatcttgagagacttATATATGATATCCGTTCTGATTTGCAACAACCTGATCTACTTTTCATTCAG GTTGCTATAACCATGGGTGACCCTCCATATAGTGAACCTGTGCAGAAGATTAGGAAAGCACAGTTGGGTGTGAGCATTCACAATGTCTACTGTGTTGATGCCAATGGCCTTGTGCTTGAGGAAGACAAGCTTCACCTAACAACAAAGTCTCAGGTGAAACTAGGAAAACTCTTGGCAGATACATATATAAAACATGAATCTAGTACTCAATGTGGATCAAATAGTTAG
- the LOC131039938 gene encoding probable carbohydrate esterase At4g34215 isoform X4 codes for MGRYPRKNLQCSNLTLYLILAVNVSIFTDGQDPETRLDVFILSGQSNMSGRGGVEGTKWDGFVPHQCKPHPSILRFTAEEKWVEAQEPLHKDIDTKKVCGVGPGMAFANRLLKQHKECGDQSYHVGLVPCAIGGTAIKEWEKGSFLYTNMINRTKVALGYNTGSSNALRALLWYQGESDANSEEIADSYRQNLERLIYDIRSDLQQPDLLFIQVAITMGDPPYSEPVQKIRKAQLGVSIHNVYCVDANGLVLEEDKLHLTTKSQKIICCVEECLMVN; via the exons ATGGGAAGATATCCCCGTAAAAATCTTCAGTGCTCGAACTTGACACTTTATCTCATATTGGCAGTAAATGTAAGTATTTTCACAGATGGGCAGGATCCAGAAACTAGATTGGATGTTTTCATACTGTCAGGTCAAAGCAATATGTCAGGCAGAGGAGGAGTTGAGGGTACCAAATGGGATGGATTTGTCCCTCATCAATGCAAACCACACCCTTCAATCCTCAGATTCACTGCAGAGGAGAAATGGGTTGAAGCTCAAGAGCCCCTGCATAAAGACATTGATACAA AAAAAGTGTGTGGAGTGGGTCCTGGCATGGCTTTTGCAAACAGATTGTTGAAGCAACATAAGGAATGTGGAGATCAGAGCTATCATGTTGGTCTAGTTCCCTGTGCCATTGGTGGGACTGCTATCAAAGAATGGGAGAAGGGGAGCTTCCTTTACACAAACATGATTAACAGAACAAAGGTAGCTCTTGGATACAACACTGGAAGCTCTAATGCTTTAAGGGCTCTTTTATGGTATCAGGGTGAAAGTGATGCCAACTCTGAGGAAATTGCTGATAGTTatagacaaaatcttgagagacttATATATGATATCCGTTCTGATTTGCAACAACCTGATCTACTTTTCATTCAG GTTGCTATAACCATGGGTGACCCTCCATATAGTGAACCTGTGCAGAAGATTAGGAAAGCACAGTTGGGTGTGAGCATTCACAATGTCTACTGTGTTGATGCCAATGGCCTTGTGCTTGAGGAAGACAAGCTTCACCTAACAACAAAGTCTCAG AAGATCATATGCTGTGTGGAAGAGTGTTTGATGGTCAATTAG
- the LOC131039938 gene encoding probable carbohydrate esterase At4g34215 isoform X1 yields the protein MGRYPRKNLQCSNLTLYLILAVNVSIFTDGQDPETRLDVFILSGQSNMSGRGGVEGTKWDGFVPHQCKPHPSILRFTAEEKWVEAQEPLHKDIDTKKVCGVGPGMAFANRLLKQHKECGDQSYHVGLVPCAIGGTAIKEWEKGSFLYTNMINRTKVALGYNTGSSNALRALLWYQGESDANSEEIADSYRQNLERLIYDIRSDLQQPDLLFIQVAITMGDPPYSEPVQKIRKAQLGVSIHNVYCVDANGLVLEEDKLHLTTKSQVQYPIIQEEQAYIGVTCDAETLGRFQ from the exons ATGGGAAGATATCCCCGTAAAAATCTTCAGTGCTCGAACTTGACACTTTATCTCATATTGGCAGTAAATGTAAGTATTTTCACAGATGGGCAGGATCCAGAAACTAGATTGGATGTTTTCATACTGTCAGGTCAAAGCAATATGTCAGGCAGAGGAGGAGTTGAGGGTACCAAATGGGATGGATTTGTCCCTCATCAATGCAAACCACACCCTTCAATCCTCAGATTCACTGCAGAGGAGAAATGGGTTGAAGCTCAAGAGCCCCTGCATAAAGACATTGATACAA AAAAAGTGTGTGGAGTGGGTCCTGGCATGGCTTTTGCAAACAGATTGTTGAAGCAACATAAGGAATGTGGAGATCAGAGCTATCATGTTGGTCTAGTTCCCTGTGCCATTGGTGGGACTGCTATCAAAGAATGGGAGAAGGGGAGCTTCCTTTACACAAACATGATTAACAGAACAAAGGTAGCTCTTGGATACAACACTGGAAGCTCTAATGCTTTAAGGGCTCTTTTATGGTATCAGGGTGAAAGTGATGCCAACTCTGAGGAAATTGCTGATAGTTatagacaaaatcttgagagacttATATATGATATCCGTTCTGATTTGCAACAACCTGATCTACTTTTCATTCAG GTTGCTATAACCATGGGTGACCCTCCATATAGTGAACCTGTGCAGAAGATTAGGAAAGCACAGTTGGGTGTGAGCATTCACAATGTCTACTGTGTTGATGCCAATGGCCTTGTGCTTGAGGAAGACAAGCTTCACCTAACAACAAAGTCTCAG GTCCAGTATCCCATAATTCAAGAAGAGCAGGCCTATATTGGTGTAACATGTGATGCAGAAACTTTGGGTcgatttcagtga